From the Hymenobacter yonginensis genome, one window contains:
- a CDS encoding NFACT RNA binding domain-containing protein has translation MHTNYYFLRQLAPALTQQLAGYRVVACFSQEKDELVLGLTNGTAEFWLKAQLSATFTALALPETFHRARANSVDLLPDLLGQQLRDVTAAPHDRVLQLRFESGATLLLKLYSSRPNAVFRLRPEGPAELFHQRYTTDADLQPVFTAAADQPAGPAATAPHPLKRYPALADLPARYLRAHGYDQATAAQQEQLVQQVLRQLENPPAFYLTTLEGRTRLSLLPIGEMERELPAADPIAALRAFVPLALSRRAHELELRQLRQTLERRAEEASTSASMARRRLYALEHTVGYRQTADLIMAHLSQIPAGASSVDVVDFYQDNQPRTIKLKPSETPQRTAQNLYRKAKNQQLETRQLSERAERREAEAFWCLERLEELPLLPPDLKTLRAWRKQHQLEPETKAKAATELPFKVFEDSGFTILVGRNAQNNDLLTQRYAHKDDLWLHAKDVSGSHVVIRHRAGQPVPEPVVERAAQLAAWYSRRQNDSLCPVTVTPKKFVRKPKGALPGQVLVEREKVVLVVPLNPFERNGG, from the coding sequence ATGCACACCAACTACTATTTCCTGCGCCAGCTGGCCCCCGCCCTCACGCAGCAGCTGGCCGGCTACCGGGTGGTGGCGTGCTTTTCGCAGGAAAAGGATGAGCTGGTGCTGGGCCTGACCAACGGCACGGCCGAGTTCTGGCTGAAAGCCCAGCTGTCGGCCACCTTCACGGCGCTGGCCCTGCCCGAAACCTTCCACCGCGCCCGCGCCAACTCCGTAGACCTGCTGCCCGACCTGCTGGGCCAGCAGCTACGCGACGTGACGGCCGCGCCCCACGACCGGGTGCTGCAGCTGCGCTTCGAGAGTGGCGCCACGCTGCTGCTGAAACTCTATAGCTCCCGCCCCAACGCCGTGTTCCGCCTCCGGCCCGAGGGCCCGGCCGAGCTGTTCCACCAGCGCTACACCACCGACGCCGACCTGCAGCCGGTGTTCACAGCCGCCGCCGACCAGCCGGCCGGCCCCGCCGCTACGGCCCCGCACCCACTCAAGCGCTACCCCGCCCTGGCCGACCTGCCCGCCCGCTACCTGCGCGCCCACGGCTACGACCAGGCCACCGCAGCGCAACAGGAGCAATTGGTGCAGCAGGTGCTGCGGCAGCTCGAAAACCCGCCGGCCTTCTACCTGACCACGCTGGAAGGCCGCACCCGCCTGAGCTTGCTGCCCATCGGCGAGATGGAGCGGGAGCTGCCTGCCGCCGACCCTATAGCGGCCCTGCGCGCCTTCGTGCCGCTGGCCCTGAGTCGCCGCGCCCACGAGCTGGAGCTGCGGCAGCTGCGCCAGACGCTGGAGCGCCGGGCCGAGGAAGCCAGCACCAGCGCCAGCATGGCCCGCCGCCGGCTCTACGCCCTGGAGCATACCGTAGGCTACCGCCAGACGGCCGACCTCATCATGGCACACCTCAGCCAGATTCCGGCCGGCGCCAGCAGCGTGGACGTGGTGGATTTCTACCAGGACAACCAGCCCCGCACCATCAAGCTCAAGCCCAGCGAGACGCCCCAGCGCACGGCCCAGAACCTGTACCGCAAAGCCAAAAACCAGCAGCTGGAAACCCGCCAGCTCTCGGAGCGGGCCGAGCGCCGCGAAGCCGAAGCCTTCTGGTGCCTGGAGCGCCTGGAAGAGCTGCCCCTGCTCCCACCCGATCTGAAAACCCTGCGCGCTTGGCGCAAGCAGCACCAGCTGGAGCCCGAAACCAAAGCCAAGGCCGCCACCGAACTGCCGTTCAAAGTATTCGAGGACTCCGGCTTCACGATTCTGGTGGGCCGCAACGCCCAGAACAACGATTTGCTTACGCAGCGCTACGCCCATAAAGACGACCTCTGGCTGCACGCTAAGGATGTAAGCGGCTCGCATGTTGTTATCCGGCACCGGGCGGGCCAGCCGGTGCCGGAGCCCGTGGTGGAGCGCGCCGCCCAGCTGGCCGCGTGGTACTCGCGCCGCCAGAACGACTCGCTCTGTCCGGTGACGGTGACGCCCAAAAAATTCGTGCGCAAGCCCAAAGGCGCCCTGCCGGGCCAGGTGCTGGTCGAGCGTGAAAAGGTGGTGCTGGTAGTGCCGCTCAACCCGTTCGAGCGCAACGGCGGGTAA
- a CDS encoding Dps family protein, which produces MAKAPAKKPAAPAAPATSKASSARKAGTSSASEQAAPSVQPILNQQFHAPAPLQKYGTVSQRLPIGLDEKTRQQSVTNLNQLLADTITLRDLYKKHHWQVVGPTFYQLHLLYDKHYEEQSTLVDTIAERIQILGGVAVAMAHDVAELTSIPRPPRDREEAPIQVGRLLEAHQIILKNCHKFAKEADDAGDDGTNDLAVSDVMRLNELQVWFVSEHVVDTPLARAE; this is translated from the coding sequence ATGGCCAAAGCTCCCGCCAAGAAACCTGCCGCCCCTGCTGCGCCAGCTACTTCCAAGGCTTCGTCTGCCCGCAAAGCCGGCACCTCTTCCGCTTCAGAACAAGCTGCTCCCAGCGTGCAGCCCATCCTCAACCAGCAGTTCCACGCCCCGGCGCCGCTGCAGAAATACGGCACCGTATCCCAGCGCCTGCCCATCGGCCTCGACGAGAAAACCCGTCAGCAGAGCGTGACCAACCTCAACCAGCTGCTGGCCGACACCATTACGCTGCGCGACCTGTACAAAAAGCACCATTGGCAGGTGGTAGGCCCTACCTTCTACCAACTGCACCTGCTCTACGACAAGCATTATGAAGAGCAAAGCACGCTGGTCGACACCATTGCCGAGCGCATCCAGATTCTGGGTGGCGTGGCTGTGGCAATGGCCCACGACGTAGCCGAGCTGACCAGCATTCCGCGCCCTCCCCGCGACCGGGAAGAGGCTCCTATTCAGGTAGGCCGCCTGCTGGAAGCCCACCAGATCATTCTCAAGAACTGCCACAAGTTTGCCAAAGAAGCCGACGACGCCGGCGACGACGGCACGAATGACCTGGCCGTGAGCGACGTAATGCGCCTCAACGAGCTGCAGGTGTGGTTCGTGTCGGAGCACGTGGTGGACACGCCACTGGCCCGCGCCGAGTAA
- a CDS encoding low affinity iron permease family protein encodes MHDLLPAGSSHGNFFARFAGRVTAWSGTTLAFCLALGTVVVWALTGPIFQYSETWQLVINTSTTIITFLMVFLIQRAQNKDSLVLHLKLNELIAAHKGASNRLINAQDFSEEEIHLLHRYFTKLAEMARQEHNLGRTHSVEEAEENHETKLQAGHQPR; translated from the coding sequence ATGCACGACTTACTGCCTGCCGGCTCCTCGCACGGCAACTTTTTCGCTCGGTTTGCGGGCCGGGTTACGGCGTGGTCGGGCACGACGCTGGCCTTCTGCCTGGCGCTGGGCACGGTGGTCGTCTGGGCCCTAACCGGCCCTATTTTCCAGTATTCCGAAACCTGGCAGCTGGTCATTAATACCAGCACCACCATCATCACCTTTCTGATGGTGTTCCTGATTCAGCGGGCACAGAACAAGGACTCCCTGGTGCTGCACCTCAAGCTCAACGAGCTCATTGCCGCGCACAAAGGCGCCAGCAACCGGCTCATCAATGCCCAGGACTTTTCGGAAGAGGAAATCCATCTGCTCCACCGCTACTTCACTAAGCTGGCCGAAATGGCCCGGCAGGAGCACAATCTGGGCCGGACGCACAGCGTGGAGGAAGCCGAGGAAAACCACGAAACCAAGCTGCAGGCCGGCCATCAGCCCCGCTAG
- a CDS encoding VIT1/CCC1 transporter family protein: protein MQHAHTHPHPEDHLTSSAMLQDIVIGLSDGLTVPFALAAGLSGAVQSSELVITAGLAEIVAGSIAMGLGGYLAGRTEVEHYAAELAREHQEVQEVPHVERAEVDELLAEMGLSAETRALAVQELTADPEQWVRFMMKYELGLEQPDPRQAPKSAFTISLAYALGGLIPLSAYFLTDTPTEGLLWSAVITLVCLLLFGYLKSRLTGQPPVIGALRMAGIGALAAGAAFFVARLISA, encoded by the coding sequence ATGCAGCACGCCCACACGCACCCCCACCCCGAAGACCATCTGACCAGCTCGGCCATGCTGCAGGACATCGTTATCGGCCTGTCCGATGGCCTGACGGTGCCTTTTGCGCTGGCGGCCGGCCTGAGCGGGGCGGTGCAGTCTTCGGAACTGGTGATTACGGCGGGCCTGGCAGAGATTGTGGCCGGCTCCATTGCCATGGGCCTGGGCGGCTACCTGGCGGGCCGCACCGAGGTGGAGCACTACGCCGCCGAGCTGGCGCGTGAGCACCAGGAGGTGCAGGAAGTACCGCACGTGGAGCGCGCCGAAGTAGACGAGCTGCTGGCCGAAATGGGCCTCTCGGCCGAAACCCGCGCCCTGGCCGTGCAGGAGCTCACCGCCGACCCGGAGCAGTGGGTGCGCTTCATGATGAAATACGAGCTGGGCCTAGAGCAGCCCGACCCGCGCCAAGCCCCCAAAAGCGCCTTTACCATTAGCTTGGCGTATGCGCTGGGCGGCCTGATTCCGCTGAGCGCCTACTTTCTCACCGACACTCCCACCGAGGGCCTGCTCTGGTCGGCGGTGATAACGCTGGTGTGTTTGCTGCTGTTCGGCTACCTGAAAAGCCGCCTGACGGGCCAGCCGCCCGTTATCGGGGCGCTGCGGATGGCGGGTATTGGGGCGCTGGCCGCCGGCGCGGCCTTCTTCGTGGCCCGCCTTATCAGTGCCTGA
- a CDS encoding PAS domain S-box protein — MPQSAIPLASSAVASPPDLYRALFDEAYDAQLLYDEQGQLLDCNNTAQRLLGTTLAQLQQTGLMALAVPNSVRLPGQTEEWRDENHLREAIRHTAHTGEKVSARWNSRYPASRSPLTAWATLHRLALPDGPVRVQLMLRDITQDSQRYEQTIQQRLIDHSQHQLRDLLSRTTLSYVRLDREGIILDVNDFFLDFTEYTRGEVLGHDYNQLFAPAATRAASEDNYRHIIQTEHLQEFYERALVTKSGKTRMVYWHAEFALDTRGQITGVFMVGRDFTERHVAARALTDNRNRLQDFLDNAHDLIQNLSIDNRLLFVNKAWKEKLGYDDDDLPHLTLSDVVHPYYKAKLLYQLRNLYKGEKVNKLETVFLTKTGKPVHLIGSISCSWQDDEPVSTRAILHDITDRIKAERLQKVYYSIANLAISSKDLHSLYGAIHRELSKIIETNNFFIALCDEARTQLQFAYFVDQNSQGDTGAVSRPFSSGMSEYIIRTGRPQYMLRHELEELIANGTITAYGLMPEVMLCSPLSIGERIIGVIAVQDYYKADAYAPTDLEILHFISNQVALAIERKRNEVQIQKQNARLNAIFESGSHLMWSVDTHSRLTSFNRNYAAYFLRRNGVYPTPNVNLFQADLAMMDKEPRELFLDNYRKAFQGHPQRFEVRLRDARGADSWREIFLNPIYLDDGSFEEISGIAHDITEKKRGQLELAAQEEKFRAIFESFQDVYYRTDGQGMLTLVSPSVEEMLGYTPEEVTGTSITDYYMYPTERETLLRSVQEYGEARNFEIAMRHKAGHAVSVLVNARRVLDGPGGTEGIGRDITGLKQMQDDLRRAKEAAETALEAKTLFLANMSHELRTPMNGIIGMIDLLHQTVSSEEQEEYVDTLRKSSDALLAILNDILDLSKIQAGKLQLNEEGMDLHYTLDKIHSLFSNRAQQKRLTFTYHIAPGTPRFIISDETRLLQVLSNLTSNAIKFTAQGTVSIVVSTVSRTGDEYMLRIAVQDSGIGISEENAKLLFTNFTQLDTTPTKSFGGTGLGLAISKQLAALLGGEIGMLSNEGDGSTFWFTLVCRAAHNEEEIVQERLASRERGPDIARFDTPPRVLLVDDNPINQKVATRLLDKLGCEIEMADNGFEAISKATSSTAPFDLIFMDIQMPEMDGVTAMHEIRRRLGNACPPVVAMTAYSMKEDAERFVNEGMDDYVSKPVKSQDLHAVLRRWVLAGPALLPPGGQAPPPLAAAPSPAPAVPAPASQPPLFIDPEVLEQLRQLGGAEFAAQLYQDFEVEAGQLLEEAETLVGGGQYAGILPHLHQLKGTGFTLGLTALAECAKHLEHELKLNPTQNIEKDFQNLLRYFNQFKTQYLALTSVD, encoded by the coding sequence ATGCCGCAATCCGCCATTCCGCTGGCTTCGTCTGCCGTGGCCTCGCCTCCTGATCTATACCGGGCCCTGTTTGACGAGGCCTACGATGCCCAGCTGCTCTACGACGAGCAGGGCCAGTTGCTCGACTGCAACAACACCGCGCAGCGCCTGTTGGGCACCACCCTGGCCCAGCTCCAGCAAACCGGCCTGATGGCGCTGGCGGTGCCCAATTCCGTGCGCCTGCCCGGGCAGACCGAGGAGTGGCGCGATGAAAATCACCTGCGCGAAGCCATCCGCCATACCGCCCACACCGGCGAGAAGGTTTCGGCCCGCTGGAACAGCCGTTACCCCGCCAGCCGAAGCCCCCTCACGGCCTGGGCCACCCTGCACCGCTTGGCCCTGCCCGATGGCCCGGTGCGCGTACAGCTCATGCTGCGCGACATCACCCAGGACAGCCAGCGCTACGAGCAAACCATCCAGCAGCGCCTAATCGACCACAGCCAACACCAGCTGCGCGACCTGCTTTCCCGCACCACCCTGAGCTACGTGCGGCTCGACCGCGAAGGCATCATTCTCGACGTCAACGACTTTTTCCTTGACTTCACCGAATATACCCGCGGCGAAGTGCTCGGGCACGACTACAACCAGCTGTTTGCGCCCGCTGCCACCCGCGCTGCGAGCGAGGACAACTACCGGCACATCATTCAGACAGAGCACCTGCAGGAATTCTACGAGCGGGCCCTCGTCACGAAAAGCGGCAAAACCCGCATGGTGTACTGGCACGCCGAATTCGCCCTCGACACGCGCGGGCAGATTACCGGCGTCTTTATGGTGGGGCGCGACTTCACGGAGCGCCATGTGGCCGCCCGCGCCCTCACCGATAACCGCAACCGGCTGCAGGACTTCCTCGACAACGCCCACGACCTGATTCAGAACCTGAGCATCGACAACCGGCTGCTGTTCGTGAACAAGGCCTGGAAGGAAAAGCTCGGCTACGACGACGACGACCTGCCCCACCTCACGCTCTCCGACGTGGTGCACCCTTACTATAAGGCCAAGTTGCTTTACCAGCTGCGCAACCTCTACAAGGGCGAAAAGGTGAACAAGCTGGAAACCGTGTTTCTCACCAAAACCGGCAAACCTGTCCACCTGATTGGCTCCATCTCTTGCTCCTGGCAGGACGACGAGCCGGTGAGCACCCGCGCCATTCTGCACGACATTACGGACCGCATCAAGGCCGAGCGGCTGCAGAAGGTGTACTACAGCATTGCCAACCTGGCCATCAGCTCCAAGGATCTGCACTCGCTCTACGGCGCCATTCACCGCGAGCTGAGCAAGATCATTGAAACCAACAACTTCTTTATTGCCCTCTGCGACGAGGCCCGCACCCAGCTGCAGTTTGCCTACTTCGTCGACCAGAACTCGCAGGGCGATACCGGCGCCGTGTCGCGGCCGTTTTCGTCGGGCATGTCGGAGTACATCATCCGCACGGGGCGGCCGCAGTATATGCTGCGCCACGAGCTGGAAGAGCTGATTGCCAACGGCACCATCACGGCCTACGGGCTGATGCCGGAGGTAATGCTGTGCTCGCCGCTGAGCATCGGCGAGCGGATTATCGGGGTGATTGCCGTGCAGGACTACTACAAGGCCGACGCCTACGCGCCCACCGACCTAGAAATCCTGCACTTCATCTCCAACCAGGTGGCGCTGGCCATTGAGCGCAAGCGCAACGAGGTGCAGATTCAGAAGCAGAACGCCCGCCTGAACGCCATCTTCGAAAGCGGCTCCCACCTGATGTGGAGCGTGGACACCCACTCGCGCCTGACCAGCTTCAACCGCAACTACGCCGCTTACTTCCTGCGGCGCAACGGCGTGTACCCCACGCCCAACGTGAACCTGTTCCAGGCCGACTTGGCCATGATGGACAAGGAGCCGCGCGAGCTGTTCCTGGACAACTACCGCAAGGCCTTCCAGGGCCATCCACAGCGGTTTGAGGTGCGCCTGCGCGACGCCCGCGGGGCCGACTCGTGGCGCGAAATCTTCCTCAACCCGATCTACCTCGACGATGGCTCGTTCGAGGAAATTTCGGGCATTGCTCACGACATCACGGAGAAGAAGCGCGGACAGCTGGAGCTGGCGGCCCAGGAAGAGAAGTTCCGCGCCATCTTCGAGTCGTTCCAGGACGTGTACTACCGCACCGACGGCCAGGGCATGCTAACGCTGGTCAGCCCCTCGGTGGAGGAAATGCTGGGCTACACCCCCGAGGAAGTGACGGGCACCTCCATCACCGACTACTACATGTACCCCACGGAGCGCGAAACGCTGTTGCGCTCCGTGCAGGAGTACGGCGAGGCCCGCAACTTCGAAATTGCCATGCGCCACAAGGCCGGCCACGCCGTGAGCGTGCTCGTGAATGCGCGCCGCGTGCTCGACGGCCCCGGCGGCACCGAGGGCATCGGGCGCGACATTACGGGCCTCAAGCAGATGCAGGACGACCTGCGCCGCGCCAAAGAGGCCGCCGAAACCGCGCTGGAAGCCAAAACGCTGTTCCTGGCCAACATGAGCCACGAGCTGCGCACGCCCATGAACGGCATCATCGGCATGATTGACCTGCTGCACCAGACCGTAAGCAGCGAGGAGCAGGAAGAGTACGTGGACACGCTGCGCAAGTCGTCCGACGCGCTGCTGGCCATCCTCAACGACATTCTGGATTTGTCCAAGATTCAGGCCGGCAAGCTCCAGCTCAACGAGGAGGGCATGGACCTGCACTACACGCTGGACAAGATTCACTCGCTGTTCTCGAACCGCGCCCAGCAGAAGCGCCTCACCTTCACCTACCACATTGCGCCCGGCACGCCGCGCTTCATCATCTCCGACGAAACGCGCCTGCTGCAGGTGCTGAGCAACCTCACCTCCAACGCCATCAAGTTCACGGCGCAGGGCACCGTCAGCATTGTGGTGTCCACCGTGTCGCGCACCGGCGACGAGTATATGCTGCGCATTGCCGTGCAAGATTCGGGCATTGGCATCTCCGAGGAAAACGCCAAACTGCTCTTCACCAACTTCACCCAACTGGACACCACGCCCACCAAATCGTTTGGCGGTACGGGCCTGGGGCTGGCCATCAGCAAGCAGCTGGCGGCGCTGCTGGGCGGCGAAATCGGGATGCTTTCCAACGAGGGCGACGGCAGCACGTTCTGGTTTACGCTGGTGTGCCGGGCTGCGCACAACGAAGAGGAAATCGTGCAGGAGCGCCTAGCTTCCCGCGAGCGGGGCCCCGATATTGCCCGCTTCGATACGCCTCCCCGCGTGCTGCTCGTCGACGACAACCCCATCAACCAGAAGGTGGCCACCCGGCTGCTCGACAAGCTGGGCTGCGAGATTGAAATGGCCGACAACGGCTTCGAGGCCATCAGCAAGGCCACCAGCAGCACTGCGCCTTTCGACCTGATTTTCATGGACATCCAGATGCCGGAGATGGACGGCGTCACGGCCATGCACGAAATTCGGCGGCGGCTGGGCAACGCCTGCCCACCCGTGGTGGCCATGACTGCCTACTCCATGAAGGAGGATGCGGAGCGCTTCGTGAACGAGGGCATGGACGACTACGTTTCGAAGCCCGTGAAAAGCCAGGACCTGCACGCCGTGCTGCGCCGCTGGGTGCTGGCGGGCCCGGCCCTGCTGCCACCCGGCGGCCAGGCCCCGCCCCCGCTTGCGGCGGCCCCATCCCCGGCCCCGGCAGTGCCGGCTCCGGCCTCCCAGCCCCCCCTGTTCATCGACCCCGAGGTGCTGGAGCAGCTGCGCCAGCTGGGCGGGGCCGAGTTTGCGGCCCAGCTCTACCAGGACTTTGAGGTGGAAGCCGGCCAGCTGCTGGAGGAAGCCGAAACTTTAGTCGGTGGCGGGCAGTACGCCGGGATTTTACCACATTTGCACCAGCTAAAGGGCACTGGTTTTACGTTAGGGCTTACAGCCTTGGCGGAATGCGCCAAACACCTGGAGCACGAGCTGAAACTGAACCCCACCCAAAACATAGAGAAGGATTTCCAGAATTTGTTGCGTTATTTCAACCAATTCAAGACGCAGTACCTCGCCTTAACCAGCGTGGATTGA
- a CDS encoding response regulator: protein MSDTKTILIAEDSSVILNLTKKILELQQYRIVSAKNGGEVIKQVESQPIDCVLMDINIPVKDGMECTREIRAHQDERISKIPIIAITGNANNYSMEQFREAGVTDYLPKPLDFDALVRVVKQYVG, encoded by the coding sequence ATGAGCGACACGAAAACAATACTGATTGCGGAAGACAGCTCTGTCATTCTGAATCTGACCAAGAAAATTCTCGAACTCCAGCAATACCGCATCGTGTCGGCCAAAAACGGTGGTGAAGTCATCAAGCAGGTGGAAAGCCAGCCCATTGACTGCGTACTAATGGACATCAACATTCCGGTGAAAGACGGCATGGAGTGCACCCGCGAAATCCGGGCGCACCAGGACGAGCGCATCTCCAAGATTCCGATTATTGCCATCACCGGCAACGCTAACAACTATTCCATGGAGCAGTTCCGCGAAGCTGGCGTCACCGACTATCTGCCCAAGCCGCTGGACTTCGACGCCCTAGTGCGCGTGGTGAAGCAGTATGTTGGCTAG
- a CDS encoding MBL fold metallo-hydrolase produces MQITFLGTGTSQGVPVIGCHCDVCRSLDYRDKRLRVSVHLQVQGKSLIIDSGPDFRQQALREQIDHLDALVFTHEHKDHTAGMDDIRAYNFKQQQDMPVYAEPRVLEQLRREYAYIFSEHKYPGVPQVQTIPILSDTTPFDVQGVPFQPIRALHYKLPVLGFRVGNFTYVTDANHLSSASLDLMRGSDVIVLNALRQEKHISHFSLSEAVAVLEELSPRRAYLTHISHLLGRHREVEATLPDFIRLAYDGLRLDIQA; encoded by the coding sequence ATGCAGATTACCTTCCTTGGCACGGGCACGTCGCAGGGCGTGCCCGTGATTGGGTGCCACTGCGATGTATGCCGCTCGCTCGATTACCGCGACAAGCGGCTGCGGGTGTCGGTGCATCTGCAGGTGCAGGGCAAGAGCCTCATCATCGACTCCGGGCCCGATTTCCGGCAGCAGGCGCTGCGCGAGCAGATCGACCACCTCGATGCGCTGGTGTTCACGCACGAGCACAAAGACCATACGGCCGGCATGGACGACATCCGGGCCTACAATTTCAAGCAGCAGCAGGACATGCCGGTGTATGCCGAGCCGCGCGTGCTGGAGCAGCTGCGGCGCGAGTACGCCTACATCTTTTCGGAGCACAAGTACCCCGGCGTACCGCAGGTACAAACCATCCCCATCCTCAGCGACACCACCCCGTTCGACGTGCAGGGCGTGCCGTTTCAGCCGATCCGGGCGTTGCACTACAAGCTGCCGGTGCTGGGCTTTCGGGTGGGCAATTTCACCTACGTCACGGACGCCAACCATCTGTCGTCGGCCTCGCTGGACCTGATGCGCGGTTCCGACGTGATTGTGCTGAACGCCCTGCGGCAGGAAAAGCACATTTCGCACTTTTCGCTCTCGGAGGCCGTGGCCGTGCTGGAGGAGCTTTCCCCGCGCCGCGCCTACCTCACCCACATCAGCCACCTGCTGGGCCGCCACCGCGAGGTAGAAGCTACCCTGCCCGACTTCATCCGGCTGGCCTATGACGGGCTGCGGCTGGATATTCAAGCCTGA
- a CDS encoding OsmC family peroxiredoxin, which yields MSIIQRSAAAQWHGRGTDGTGQLSTGSTVLQEARYSYRSRFAEGGVGTNPEELLAAAHAGCFAMKLAFNLQSAGFTADHIHAQCAVALHEGCIVSSHLTVDAAVPGLSAEQFERFVNDASQNCPVSKVLQATITYQAILA from the coding sequence ATGTCTATTATTCAACGATCCGCAGCCGCGCAATGGCACGGCCGGGGTACCGATGGTACCGGCCAGCTCAGCACGGGCAGCACCGTGTTGCAGGAAGCCCGTTACAGCTACCGCTCCCGCTTCGCAGAGGGAGGAGTAGGCACTAATCCGGAAGAGCTGCTGGCGGCGGCGCATGCCGGCTGCTTCGCCATGAAGCTGGCTTTCAACCTGCAGTCCGCGGGCTTCACCGCCGACCATATTCATGCCCAGTGCGCGGTAGCCCTGCACGAAGGCTGCATTGTCAGCTCCCACCTGACCGTCGATGCGGCCGTGCCTGGCCTGTCGGCCGAGCAGTTTGAGCGGTTCGTGAACGATGCCAGCCAGAACTGTCCGGTTTCGAAGGTGCTGCAGGCTACTATCACCTATCAGGCCATACTGGCCTGA
- a CDS encoding MOSC domain-containing protein: MPFPFFGDDKSTIAKLLSTLPQTGRLEWIGLRPARREPLLSVPEATVETDRHLAGDHARPKAGGKRQITLVQQEHLAAVAGYLGLEAPVDPGRLRRNLVVSGLNLLALKNRQVLIGDTVVLEITGECHPCSRMEEELGPGGYNAMRGHGGITARIVQGGLIRVGDAVRVAPMAAPAAKPE; the protein is encoded by the coding sequence ATGCCTTTTCCTTTCTTCGGCGATGACAAATCCACCATTGCTAAACTCCTTTCCACGCTGCCGCAGACTGGCCGCCTGGAATGGATCGGCCTGCGCCCGGCCCGGCGCGAGCCGCTGCTTTCGGTGCCGGAAGCTACCGTGGAAACCGACCGCCACCTAGCCGGCGACCACGCCCGGCCCAAGGCCGGCGGCAAGCGCCAGATTACGCTGGTGCAGCAGGAGCATCTGGCGGCCGTTGCCGGCTACCTGGGCCTGGAGGCACCGGTAGACCCCGGCCGGCTGCGCCGCAACCTGGTGGTGAGCGGCCTGAATCTGTTGGCCCTCAAAAACCGGCAGGTGCTTATCGGCGACACTGTCGTACTGGAAATTACGGGCGAGTGCCACCCCTGCTCCCGCATGGAGGAAGAGCTGGGCCCCGGCGGCTACAACGCCATGCGCGGCCACGGCGGCATCACGGCCCGCATTGTGCAGGGCGGCCTCATACGGGTGGGCGACGCGGTGCGCGTGGCACCAATGGCGGCTCCTGCCGCAAAGCCGGAGTAA